One window of the Diospyros lotus cultivar Yz01 chromosome 12, ASM1463336v1, whole genome shotgun sequence genome contains the following:
- the LOC127787620 gene encoding uncharacterized protein LOC127787620 yields the protein MCLFVFDALKEYWNSAEFKDKSEKAKKNRASDVRGSTHTCSSIPMSEHKKRLLKQFGRPPTHTELFFATHRKRDSSGFVDRRSEDIYANFQTQQQEALSQVSAFGQPEDNDAIQPSQPVIDERLIWLEVAGGKKKGRIYGIGSEAYAIFGSYYLPPPSPPLPSSSSLTEQIQEAVRTTIEPFHDRLSALEGRLSPLPPSSSSPPPDPSDH from the exons ATGTGTCTGTTTGTATTTGACGCCCTAAAAGAGTATTGGAATTCTGCAGAATTCAAAGACAAGTCtgaaaaggcaaagaaaaatcGAGCTTCAGATGTTAGGGGCAGTACGCATACTTGTAGTTCCATTCCTATGTCGGAGCATAAGAAAAGACta TTGAAACAATTTGGTCGCCCACCCACACATACTGAGTTGTTTTTTGCAACACATAGAAAGAGAGACAGTTCAGGATTTGTTGATAGGAGGTCTGAGGATATTTAT GCTAACTTCCAAACGCAACAACAAGAGGCATTATCACAGGTATCGGCATTTGGCCAACCAGAAGATAATGACGCTATCCAGCCCTCGCAGCCAGTTATTGATGAGAGATTAATATGGTTAGAGGTTGCGGGTGGCAAGAAAAAGGGTCGCATCTATGGGATAGGGTCAGAAGCGTATGCCATCTTTGGTTCCTACTACCTACCACCACCATCGCCGCCACTGCCGTCGTCGAGCTCATTGACAGAGCAAATTCAAGAAGCTGTCAGGACAACTATTGAACCCTTTCATGATCGTCTGTCAGCCCTTGAAGGTAGGTTGTCTCCCCTACCGCCGTCTTCATCATCACCGCCCCCGGATCCTTCGGATCATTAA